A genomic region of Bradyrhizobium sp. ORS 278 contains the following coding sequences:
- the pyrF gene encoding orotidine-5'-phosphate decarboxylase — translation MPTEIAPCDRLIVALDVPSVADAEVMIATLGDAVTFYKIGMELTYAGGLGLAERLAADGKQVFMDLKLHDIPNTVERATRQIAKLGVRFLTVHGFSQSMKAALAGAAGSPLELLAVTVMTSYDDADLATAGYAMTVKELVAHRAVQARDIGIHGLILSPEETQLVRPLVGPDMQLVTPGIRPAGSDVGDQKRIMTPALAIAGGADRLVVGRPVTGAADPAAAAEAIVADIATAVALVGKTNRS, via the coding sequence ATGCCGACCGAGATTGCTCCGTGCGACCGCCTGATCGTGGCCCTCGACGTCCCCAGCGTGGCGGACGCCGAGGTGATGATCGCAACCCTCGGCGATGCCGTGACGTTCTACAAGATCGGCATGGAGTTGACCTATGCCGGCGGCCTCGGCCTCGCCGAGCGGCTCGCCGCGGACGGCAAGCAAGTGTTCATGGACCTCAAGCTGCACGACATCCCGAACACCGTCGAGCGCGCCACGCGGCAGATCGCAAAACTCGGCGTCCGCTTCCTCACCGTGCACGGCTTCTCGCAAAGCATGAAGGCCGCGCTCGCCGGCGCCGCCGGCTCCCCCCTCGAGCTGCTCGCCGTCACCGTGATGACCTCCTACGACGATGCCGACCTCGCCACCGCCGGCTATGCGATGACCGTCAAGGAGCTCGTCGCCCACCGCGCTGTGCAGGCGAGGGACATCGGCATCCACGGCCTGATCCTGTCGCCGGAGGAGACCCAGCTGGTCCGCCCGCTGGTTGGCCCCGATATGCAGCTCGTCACCCCCGGGATCCGCCCAGCGGGCTCCGACGTTGGCGACCAGAAGCGCATCATGACCCCGGCGCTGGCGATCGCCGGCGGCGCCGACCGCCTCGTTGTCGGCCGCCCCGTCACCGGCGCCGCCGATCCCGCCGCCGCGGCGGAGGCCATCGTCGCCGACATCGCCACCGCCGTCGCGCTGGTCGGCAAGACCAATCGCTCGTAA
- a CDS encoding NADPH-dependent FMN reductase yields MSALKILIIPGSTRSGSHNVRLAAFAAHQFVQAGADVTRISLADFPLPLYEADVEAAAGVPREAVNLKRMISAHHGVLLVPPEYNASVPPLVSNAIAWLSRVDEPPEGRGAVFRNRPFAIASASENRFGGVRGLSALRLMLTACNALVIPSQLALAFADKAYNDMDRLRLPADIAALDALVKQLIHSAQHTN; encoded by the coding sequence ATGTCCGCCCTCAAGATCCTGATCATCCCCGGCTCGACCCGGTCCGGCTCCCACAACGTCCGGCTCGCCGCCTTCGCTGCCCATCAGTTCGTGCAGGCCGGCGCCGATGTCACCCGCATCTCGCTCGCTGATTTTCCGCTGCCGCTCTACGAGGCCGATGTCGAGGCTGCCGCGGGCGTGCCGCGCGAGGCGGTCAATCTCAAGCGCATGATTTCAGCGCATCATGGTGTGCTGCTGGTGCCGCCCGAATACAACGCCTCCGTCCCGCCGCTCGTCAGCAACGCCATCGCCTGGCTGTCGCGCGTCGACGAGCCGCCGGAGGGCCGCGGCGCGGTGTTTCGCAACAGGCCGTTCGCCATCGCCTCGGCGTCCGAGAACCGCTTCGGCGGCGTCCGCGGGCTCTCGGCGCTGCGCCTGATGCTGACCGCGTGCAACGCCCTGGTGATCCCCAGCCAGCTCGCGCTTGCCTTTGCCGACAAGGCGTACAACGACATGGACCGGCTCAGGCTGCCCGCCGACATCGCCGCGCTCGACGCGCTGGTCAAGCAGCTGATCCATTCCGCCCAACACACCAATTGA
- a CDS encoding class I SAM-dependent methyltransferase, whose product MPLQTSVRASKKPLRLDDEVRFLRSWIEKPLHMGAVMPSGRLLARTMAQYVDPHGTGPVIELGPGTGAITAALVEHGIDQKRLVLVEYNPSFCALLRDRYPHAKVVQGDAYRLRDTLWNVLGAPASAVVSGLPLVTKPMLTRMKLVRDAFAAMSPNAPFVQFTYSVVPPIPKSLPGVTTQASERIWMNLPPARVWVYRKP is encoded by the coding sequence ATGCCCCTGCAAACGTCCGTGCGTGCGTCGAAAAAGCCTCTTCGTCTGGACGACGAGGTGCGCTTCCTCCGCTCATGGATCGAGAAGCCGCTGCATATGGGCGCCGTGATGCCGTCGGGCCGGCTGCTCGCGCGCACCATGGCGCAGTATGTCGATCCGCATGGCACGGGCCCGGTCATCGAGCTCGGGCCAGGCACCGGCGCGATCACCGCGGCTCTGGTCGAGCACGGGATCGATCAGAAACGTCTCGTCCTGGTCGAATACAATCCGAGTTTCTGCGCGCTGCTGCGCGATCGCTACCCGCACGCCAAGGTCGTGCAGGGTGATGCCTATCGCCTGCGCGACACGTTGTGGAACGTGCTGGGCGCCCCGGCTTCGGCGGTCGTCTCCGGCCTGCCGCTGGTGACCAAGCCGATGCTCACCCGCATGAAGCTGGTGCGCGACGCCTTCGCGGCGATGTCGCCTAACGCCCCCTTCGTGCAGTTCACCTATTCCGTCGTGCCGCCGATTCCGAAATCGCTGCCCGGCGTCACCACCCAGGCGTCCGAGCGGATCTGGATGAACCTTCCGCCGGCGCGCGTCTGGGTGTATCGCAAGCCCTGA
- the dnaJ gene encoding molecular chaperone DnaJ yields MSTKRCYYETLEVERDADETKLKSAFRKLAMKWHPDKNPGDASSEVKFKEINEAYEVLRDADKRAAYDRYGHAAFEQGAGGGPHGFGAGFASSFSDIFEDLFGMAGQRRGGTGRERGADLRYNMEITLEEAFLGKTAQIEIPVSVTCEPCSGTGAKAGTKPKTCAMCGGAGRVRQAQGFFTLERTCPGCHGRGQMIEDPCPSCSGSGRVTRDRTLSVNIPQGVEDGTRIRLAGEGEAGLRGGPPGDLYIFLSLTPHEFFQRDGADLHCRVPISMVTAALGGEFEVPTIDNGKTKVKIPAGAQSGRRFRIAAKGMPVLRSRQTGDMYVQIVVETPQNLTKKQQELLAEFEKLSSGATQPEAAGFFTKVKDFFGKAAS; encoded by the coding sequence ATGTCCACCAAGCGCTGCTACTACGAGACCCTGGAAGTCGAGCGCGACGCCGACGAGACCAAGCTGAAGTCGGCCTTCCGCAAGCTCGCCATGAAATGGCATCCGGACAAGAATCCGGGCGATGCCTCCAGCGAGGTCAAGTTCAAGGAGATCAACGAGGCCTATGAGGTGCTGCGCGACGCCGACAAGCGCGCCGCCTATGACCGCTATGGCCATGCCGCGTTTGAGCAGGGCGCCGGCGGTGGCCCGCACGGCTTCGGTGCCGGCTTCGCGTCGTCTTTCTCCGACATTTTCGAAGACCTGTTCGGCATGGCCGGGCAGCGCCGCGGCGGCACCGGCCGCGAGCGCGGCGCCGACCTGCGCTACAACATGGAAATCACGCTGGAGGAGGCCTTCCTCGGCAAGACCGCGCAGATCGAGATCCCGGTCTCGGTGACCTGCGAGCCCTGTTCCGGCACCGGCGCCAAGGCCGGCACCAAGCCGAAGACCTGCGCCATGTGCGGCGGCGCCGGCCGCGTCCGCCAGGCGCAAGGCTTCTTCACGCTGGAGCGCACCTGTCCCGGCTGCCATGGCCGCGGCCAGATGATCGAGGATCCCTGCCCGTCCTGCTCCGGCTCCGGCCGGGTGACGCGCGACCGCACGCTGTCGGTGAACATTCCGCAGGGCGTCGAGGACGGCACCCGCATCCGTCTCGCCGGCGAGGGCGAGGCCGGCCTGCGCGGCGGTCCGCCGGGCGACCTCTACATCTTCCTGTCGCTCACCCCGCACGAGTTCTTTCAGCGCGACGGCGCCGACCTGCATTGCCGGGTGCCGATCTCGATGGTCACCGCGGCGCTCGGCGGCGAGTTCGAGGTGCCGACGATCGACAACGGCAAGACCAAGGTCAAGATTCCCGCCGGTGCGCAATCCGGCCGCCGCTTCCGCATTGCCGCCAAGGGCATGCCGGTGCTGCGCTCGCGCCAGACCGGCGACATGTACGTCCAGATCGTGGTCGAGACGCCGCAGAACCTCACCAAGAAGCAGCAGGAGCTCCTGGCGGAGTTCGAGAAGCTGTCGTCCGGGGCGACCCAGCCGGAGGCCGCCGGCTTCTTCACCAAAGTGAAGGACTTCTTCGGCAAGGCCGCGAGCTGA